GATTTAAACGCGAACAATGAAGCCCGCCAAATGCGGGTATTTCTGACAAGTTCAAGAAATCTCTCTCGTGTGCCGACACATTAAGAAGGAGTCGATTGGGGCTCCTAAGTCTCTAATATTTCAATGAGTACGATTTAAGAACGAGTCGGTCTTCTCTTTAAGAGTGAGTCGATTCGTACTGTTTCTACCTAAGACCGAGTCGGTTTCTACAACTGTTTGATATCGCTGATTTCAAGCGCATGCTGGAATCGACCATTATTTTTTTTCAAAGATCGTAGAACAGCCTGGAGCACGCCGTTCTTACCAATCTGCGAGCATGATCGCCTCAAAGGGAGACTTGGCAGGTCGAACGAACCCTGAATAAATAAAGGCAAGATCGCCTTCTGACAGTTTCAGTCAAGAATTCTCCGACGGAACCTCACTCCTATGCCGATAATCAACACGGAGATTTTTAAGAAGACTTTCACCACCACCCCAATTGAGATTTCTCCTCCGATCTATGGGCTTTGTCGTGAACTCAACCCGAACAATAAGCCCATTTGGGTGGCCACCAGGCCAGACCCAGATGCGATCGTCAGCGAATGTTTCGGCAACGTCGCAAGCAAAGTCGCACGCGGCGGTGGTTCATTACTTTTTGGATGGACCATCTGGGAATGGCCACGCGTATTTATCGAGGCCGAGCATCACGCCGTTTGGGAGAATAATGGTGAACTCCTTGACATTACACCTCACGCTTCTGGTGAGCGCCGCATTCTGTTTTTACCAGATCCCGGCCGTACGTACGATTTTGAAGACAAGAAGCGCATTATCAATGTGAAGCGAAGTTTGGGTACATTTGCGAGTGTAAATCGATGGATCGATACCAGTGACACTCTTCAACGGACGATGGAGGCCAACTCGGTCGGAAATGAAATCCGAATGAATCGCAGTCGGCTTAAAGCGCTCTGGGAGGATACCCGAAATGCCCAGGCGCAAATAATCGTAGATCTTGCCTCCAGCACGAAGGTCAACGCTCCCTGCTTTTGCGGCAGCGGAAAGAAATTCAAGAAATGCTGTGCGCCCCTCGTCGATCTCTCTCGGCACCGTTGAAACTTAGCTGACCCAATTTTGTCGCAGAACGGAGTTCCAAACCAGCGCCGTAGAGCGATGTCGCCGGGCAATAGCCTTTCAACCCAAAGGGATAACAGTTTGACCGAATTAGTAATTGGAGCCATCGTACTGACACTAGAGGAATCGCATATCCTAAGAGATATCAAGCTCCGTCAAGAGGAACTCCTTGGCGCGCATCATCTGGCTCATCGCAATGGTGAGCTAGTCTTGGAGATCATGGGGTCACTACTCAAACGAAATGCAATTCCCGAGATGCGGTTGAGATACTTTGAGGATCCAGCATTTCGTACCGGGCGCATTAAAGGCTCGCATCGAGCGCTCTTTGAACGGAACAAGACGATTGGCGATGATATTTATCGCCATCCGAACTTCCTCATACATCTCCGATATTTTCTCTCAGGTGCGGATCTTCCAAGCAACGTAGCCGATACGTTCTCCCAGAAGGCCAAATCCTATAGCCACGTTGGACCTAGCGACGCCTTGGAATTGGGTGGCTTGGCGCGGGACCTCTCACGGAAATTCGGGTTGTTAGTAGATACCGAAGCGACCGCCGAAGAGTTCTATAAGCTCTCTCTAGATTGCGGAATCTATCACCGTCATGCCGCTGCTATCCGGGATCGCGTAAGATCAATGAAATAACGCACGTCGAAATTTGGGCGAGAGGGAAAACTGAATGAACAGCAACGCATCTGTACACACCGCCAGACAGCGTAAATTCTAGCGGTCGAACCGATGTCTCACCGGTCAGAAGCGCGAAGCCGCCAGTACCGCGAGAACAATCAATAATGCGACCCAAATCCCGAAAACGCCTTCGGCATCAATTTTAATCCCCCAGAATCGAATTCCCAGCTTGGATCGTTTGGACATCGCGCAGTTCTCCATAAAATTTGAAAACTGCTGCTCGGGGGATTTCTTTTTGTCCCGATCTTCTGCCCGCTCGTCAACCAACAATTACCGGGCGTCCGGATTTTTCGTTGAAGCTGCCTTCAACCAGCCTTGAAGCACGTTTGAAACACCATTTGCCCCCGCCACCGTCCCCGGGATGCCTGATGCGTCGTTTTCTCATAGGTAGCCGGTAAAGTGATTCGCCTGGGACCGGGGAGTGTGAATTCGATCTTGATCGAGTGCCGTGCCCGTTGCAGAGAGCACTCCGGCGACCAGATGAGCGAAGCACCCCGCCGATGCATTAATTTGCACCGTTTATTCTCCACAATTTGTCGGCCCCGCTTACCAGATATCTTTTGGCGAAATCGAAATGGCCTTCTTGCGGTCTAGGTCGTCAACGAATTCGGTCCAAGCTGCCTTCCCCACCCGCAGCGAGCAGTAAGCGCCAGCCATCGCCGCGAAAGCCCTCAACACAAGCAAAAGATCATCGACAAACTCCAATAACTGGCTCGGCACGGAGGTGCCGTAAGCAAGGAAAATGGCATCGCGATAGTTCGCCTTTCCGCGATATCGAGAGGCCTGATGGAGAAAGCCAATACCGCGCCGAGCGTATGCTTCGTCGCGCAATTGACGCGCCGCTTTCGTCCGAAAATCAGAGACCTCCAACTCCCGAAATGCCGCAGCACCTCTCACTCGCTCATCGATATTCCATCGTTCCCATCCAGCGGTCCCGGAAAGATATTCCGCACAACAACCCCATGCTTCTTCCACAGCGGAGGGTTTATTGACCAACGAATGCTTGCCCCTTGACCAAACCGACGCAAGTTCTGCGTCGGCGGTGCTCGGAAGAACGCTGGACAAACAATCTGCAAACGGGTGTACCGACAGGTTCTTGGCCGGAAAACGATTTTGCCAATTTTTTGCGGTCTCCGCATGATTGTCCTGGAATGCGCCGTCCATTGCTGCGGTCATAGCAGACGCGGCACTGTAGACACCGTAGTACCACGCAACGATCGCCGTACGCGCGACATCAGCCTTATTGGCAGCGGACGTCAAAGCCTGCAGTGCTGCGATCTGATTCAGGACGAGAGCTTGGTGAACGATGGAATTTTCTCAATCGTTTGTGTCGGCACCAACGAATTGGCTCAGTTGTTCGCGGCCGACAAGGAATTGGCCGGACGCCTGGTCGATACGGTCGATTTCGGCGCGTTCAGCATCAAAGAGCGTGAGGAACGAGATTACTTCTTCAATTTCGTCGGGCTTCTAGAAACCGAGATGTGCGAGCGGGGCGTCATCGACAAGGAGATCGGCCTCCTGGACACCGTTGAAAGCCGTGCATGCGTCTACGATTTCGCCGGCGGCGTGATCGGCAGCGTCAGCAGGATCATGAAAACGGCCTTGGACCGAACGTTTAGCGATGGTCGTGGTTCGATCGAATGGGATGACATCTCCAGATCGATCCGTGCCCGGAACCATGCTTCGGAGGCGAGTGATGGCATCACCTATTTTGATCCCTTCCTCAAGGGACCGAAACGAGACACGCTTAGAATTCTCGCCGAAGAGGCAAGCGACGGATCATGACAATGACTCCGAAGCCAATCGCAGCGGGACGCTTGTCTGTTCTGTCGCCCAGCGAAGTGCGTCCCTTTGCGGTCAATCTCCCCTCCCCGGAGATTGACGAAAGTCTTCTCGGGTTTGTCACGCGATGCTTCAGCCGCACGCCTGCTAGGCAAACCGTACAGGCCCTCACGTTGGCGGGTATTGGAAAGCTTTCGCCGGAAAGCATTCCAACCACCCTCGTCAATTCTATGGAAATCTGGGGACTGTCTACACTTCTGCAGACGACCGAGAAAGAGATTGAAAAGCGCCTTTATCGTTCCGGAACGTTGAGCAATGGGAAAAGTGCCGCGATCGATTTCTTCGGCACGATGATCAGGTCGGCATATCGAATTCCGAATGTCCGGCGCGTATCGCCGCGAGCGTTGAAGAAATCACCACATCATCGGGCCGTCTGGGATCTGCGCATCTTCTCCTTCGATCCGGAAACCAAGGAAGCGCTTCTCGACAAATGTCCGGAATGTAAAAAACCACTGTCCTGGAATCGCGCATATGGAACGCATATGTGCGAATGGTGCCAAGACGAAGATGGATTCGCCCGGGTCGATCTCCGGGACTATCCGCAGCCATTGGTCGGGGTCGATGACGTCGAGGCACTGGATTTCCTTGTCGGATTGATCTCGCCGGATCCTGATGTTCGACGAGAGACGCTCCGAAAAGCCGACCAGGAGATGTGGTCTCTACAATCCTGTTCTGAAATATTTGAGACAATCGTCGCTTTTGCGTGCGCCCTCCTCATGAAGAGCGATGGCACACGTTCAACCACCCTTGAACGACCCAAAAGTCACGAATCCTATCAAAGATTCACGCCCGAAATCCTGGCGTCAGCTGCACGTGTCATACTGGATGGCAAGCGAGGGTTTGCAGTGCTTGCGGACAGAATTCGACGAGATGCGAAGGATCGCGTCGGATTCTACGGGGTAAAAAAGGAATTGTTGCCACTGTTTTGTATGAGCCTCGACCAGCACCTCAGCGAAGCAACGCGAAAAATCATCCGCAGTGCCATTCATGATGACATGAGCGGAGCCGAATCCAGCACCCTCACCCGCCGCAATGATTATGCGCGGGATGACGGGTACATGGGGTTGAAACCATTGTCGGCGAAAACCGGAGTCCCGCCGCGGGTGTTGGCTCGATTGGCAGATAGTGGCTTGGTGAAGGTCATCACGGCAACCGGTGCGAAACGAGCGCCGAAGTTGATGAACTACGATGAGGTCGCACCGTTAATCGATATCTATAACGATCGCATCCATCAGAAATTCGCGGCAGGTTGTCTCGGTATCGACGTCTCAGTCCTTCCTAGTCTGGAATCCCGCGAGCTGATCCATCGGATAGGAGGCCCGGCGACCGGGTTGTTCGAAAGCACGGACACCTATTTCCGGAATGGAGAGATCAAGGAATTGGCGGCGAAGATCGACGCTGCCATCCAACCACGCCCCGCCGGGGTGCAGCCTCTACGGCTGTCCAAAGCCGTAAAGCGTCTGGGGATGTCGCCCATTCCGTGGGGAGCAATCATTTCGGCCGTCGTATCCAGAAAGACGGAAATTCACCGCGTAGCGGGCGATAACAAGACGTGGAGGACCGGTTCCGGAACGTGCGATCTGCGTCAATTCATTGCAACAGTGCAATCCGAGGTTATTCCGGAAGACACGTCCGTCGCAGATAGATGGGTCGGCAATCGAACTGCCGCCGAAATGCTCCGCGTCAATGAAGCCACGATCAGCGCGCTGGCAAGCAGAGGCTTTCTAGATCGGTCCGGCCCGCACGCCCACACGCTGTATGACCGCGAGCAGATTGATGGCTTCTTCCGTCGGTACATTTTCATTCCGGAAATCGTCGAGAGAGCCAAGATCAGGCGATCGCGCGATGTTCGTCAGTGGCTGTCTGAAAGGGGCATCGAGGTCACACTTGAACTTGAGCCTAACAAGTACCTGGCCTTTGATCGAAACGCCGTGGATAGCATTATCGAGGAAAACTCGTTGGCAGAATGACACCATACTGAGGCTAAGCTCCGACCTCACATAAGTTCGACGCGTTCCGTTGTTTTGATCGTCAGCATCACTGGAGCAAGCTATGTAGGTCTGCGACTCCCAGAGTCGCCTCGGCGTCACGGCCTCGCTCTGTGATAATCGCATAGCGTTGATGAGGTGATGTCTTCCACAGCGACGCCAAGAACTCAGAGGTTACGGATCTTCGGCTCACCACAGGGGTGTTCGCCGACATCCTTGAGACGTCGCCAAGGCGCCAATCTCCTATGTCGAAAATGCCGTCATCAGCTTGGGAGCAGATCCAGTTTCCAACGGACGCTAGGGTAACCACCACACGATGGTTTTGCCCCAAAGATACGATAAATCCGTCCGTCGTGGCCGAAAGTTGCGTTAGAGCGGCTGCGAGCGGTGTTTCTTCGGGAAGCGAAACGAAGTTCCTCTTCGATTTCGCATAGACCACCTCGTCCTTGATTGCGGGATCGCTCCCTTCGCGTAGGACTCGATCAAGCGTGCTGTGATGCTTCATCCACTTGGATGTTGACCTGCATCCGTAGCCAACCAGTTTGACTAATTGGGAATGTGCGAGCGACAAATCCGTTGCAAAAATCGGCTCCAGATGCCCAATCCGGTTCCGGAGATTCCGGGACGTCTCGACGCCATCTGCAAGGGTGGCTACCTTGGCGTGAAAATCCAAATCATTTGGCAGATGTGGAAAGAAGCGCTCTACCCGGCCCCGCCACATCGATTCGACAAAACGCCCTTTCAAGAGCGCGGTCCAGAAACCAAAGGAGAGCGCGGCAACTATACGGTCAGTCTGCTGACGCCTAACCCCGAGGTCTCTCCGGGCAACGTCCAACCTTTCCTTTGTTTTTTCAGCAGCGACTCGGGCAAAATCAGGGTTGTTCGGCCAGTTGTTTCCCCACCTGTCGCAGAGGGCATAATGTATTCGGTTTCGAACGGTGATTTCGGTTACTTCCAACGGAAACCTGAGCGCCTTGGACAGACGCGCGTTCCACAGATACATCTTGAAGGCCCGCTCAGGATTATGGGCCGCAGCCGTCAAATACGTCGAAAGCCGTGGCTCCGATAAAGTAGTCGAAAGCGACTGAAAGCCGGTTTCGTGATATGGAAAATGTTCTTGACTTTCAGCCATCTGCGTCCTAGCGTCGATTTGTAATCACGGTGCTGCGTCGAGCAATCGAACGGCCGTGAATTTGATAGAACCCTGGGACAGGCACCTAATTATGGTGCCCCTCCCAGGGTTTCGTCGTTATAGGGGCTTATCTTCACAATCCAAGTCCGTTCCATCAGGCGTTAATCGGTGGAAATAGCCCCTGCCTCCGCACGCCTTTTTCACCCGAGAATACTTCGACCCGACCAAGCTTTTCGATACCTGACGGAGGATCGGAGTTCTCGATAACGATGAACTGACCAAGGTCGGATAGTGACGCCAAGTGTTCGTAAAATCGCCTGTCGAGTGAGGTTTCTCTCACGACGCGCTCGTCATCAGACAGCTCACCGTGTCGCTCGTTCATAATCGGCTTTCGGTAGGTCACAAGCGGAGAATCCAGAAAAACGAACCCTGGATGGGGCAACTTCTTTTGTCGGCAGTAGATGAGGATAGCCACCTTCAAGGCCGAGTGAAAAATCGCTTTAACGCCCTTGCCATTGCGGTTTCTAGGCCAGCCATTCACTTCGATATCGTCCGTGGCTGGATCCCAACGGACTGCTTCGACGTTGGGATATTCCCATTTCTCCAGAACATCGGTGACGATCATGCTCAAGTCATGTCCTATGTTGGAGGCGATCCCCATTTGAACATCGTCATTACGCTTAGTAGTCGTCTTCAACTTCCGGACTTCGTCCAATTGACGTACGAGCGCATCCCTCTGTGCAACGGCATTTGCTCGAATCCGCCATCCATCAAAACGAGACTGAAGCGCAAGGTATTCCTGCCGAAGCGACGCCTCTCGGGGAGTGATTTCGGTGATGCTGTTCTCTGTTTCCCGGATATCATCCGAAAATTTTTCTTCGCGAGCGCGAAGTCCCTCCAGCCTCGCCGACAGCGAGACGATTAGGTCGCGCAGGTCCTTGCTGTCCCTCTCAATCTTTTTAATCTCGACAACCGCAGCCTGATGCTGACGGACGAGGTCTTCCGGCTCGTGCGGGGCATGCTGATCACCGGGCGCCGCGCCACACAATGGACACGGCTGATCGTCGAACCGCCGCAGAAGAAAGCCTCCCTCCTCGATGGCTTGCAAACGGCGGATGTCGGACTGAAATATTTTTTCGAGATCTTTGTACCTGACGAGCGACGTTTCGAGTTCGCTTGATTCGGCACGCACCGCCTCGACACTATTCAGATTGGTCCGTCGCTCGCGCCGCAACTCGTCCAGCTTGACTTGATTTTCTCCGATAGCGTGCCCCAAGGATTCGAGCGCTTCTTCATCTTCCGCCGAGAATTCCGGGTTAGATCCCATTTTCTCAAGTTTCGATTCCGCATCCGCAAGCATGGCTTCGAGCAATTCGATTTTACCTGCTTTCGCCGCCCTTGCCTCCTTTGGTGTACGTACTCGCGCCACCGAGGCATCGTCTCGACCCGTGAGGATGAACCGCAGAACGTTTTTATCCACCCCTCGCTTCGGGCCGCCTTGTCTTAAGGGACTGTCATCTCCGAGCATTCGTCCCTCGTTCACAAGAACGTAAGGCATGAAGTGTCTGAATGAAAAACTTTCAGGTGTACCCGAAGCATCTGACGCAATCTTTGCCCCCGCAATTCCAAGGTGCGAGAGCAACCGCTCAGACAACGAACCTACGCCTTTTCTTCCCTTTCCATGGGTTTGATGCAGTGTTTCAGCATCTATCACCCCGATGCTGGCCTCGTCTGCGGCCCCCTCGTACCAGTCGATCCCACCTCCTCGCACGCTGCGTCTGATCGTGACCGGACTACCTGCTGGTTCGAGAACGAAAGACAGGAAGACGCTTTCGTAGTCCTGTGATTCCTTGACCCCTGGGAACGGATCGCCGCTGCCTAACACGAAATCGGTCGCTTTTAGGACGAACGATTTTCCAGCATTCGAGCCGCCGTAAAGCACGTTCAAGGACGAGCCGAAGTCGAGTGCGGCGACTGGTTTCCCTGTCCCCGTAAAGCTAAGACGCAGAAGGCGAATCGATGGACTTTTGTTCACTCCCTCCCCCTCGGCGTCTCGCGCTCCTGAAACTCAATCGACCAGCGTTCGATGCGGTCGCGAAGCCCGCCAAGGAAGCTTGCGTCGTCTTCGCACATGCGTCGCAGCCACTCAGAACGTTCTACAAGCTCGCGATTGTACGGCGCGCTCAAAAGATCAACAAATGCGGGCGCATCGTCTCCTGCTCGAAAGACAATTCCACGATCCGGATCGGCAAGGACATCAATAAGCCGAAGCCGCCGAAGCAACTGGATACCCTCATCAATCCGGCGGCGACGCACATGATATTCGCTGAAACTCGATGGTCCTGTCGGATGGATGTCAGGAGGGCCATCAGCTTGGGACGTGTGAACCACGAAGTAGTCGAGAAGGCCGAGTTCGTCCCTGTCTAGATCAAGGGACCGGAAAGCATTCAGAAGGACGAGCGCCCGCATCCCCGTTTCGAGGACACCATTGAATAAATCAGCCTGGGGCGCCGTGCTCATTCTTTCTTCCACCAAGGCATTGTCCCTTCATTGGCGAATACATGGCAAGTGCCTTGGCGAACCATTGCCGTTACGCGCGAGTGCCTATCGAATAGCCCGCCTACTCTAGCAGCACCGGCGGCATTCATCACAGATCGGACCCGAACAAGACCCGAAGTGGATGCATAAGTATCCCTCACCGTCGCCAGCAAATTTTCGCGGTATTCATCCACGTTCTTCTGGTCGACTTTGATGCTGAAATGCCGCTCGAATTCGACGGCGTCAAAATAGCGGCGTCGATGCATTTGGAAGTCTTCACCGTGCTCCGGATGGGCTAAAACTGCGGCGGCGTCCTGATAATCGTGCCCATCGTGCTCGGAATAGACATTCCTCAACTGTTCCCCATAATGTTCGGACAACAAGTCAACCATATCAGGTACCACTCCACGGGGCGCCTCTCCCGGATCGTCCCCAAATGTTTTGGCTGCCGCGTATGTAGCGTTCGGCAAGGTCAGAAGCTTGCCGTGCTCCCAAGATTCTACGCCATTGAAATCAAAGGATTCGATTTTTTCACGGATGGCATCGTCCAGTGGAATGCGGACACCCTTGGTAATCTTCGCTATACAATGGATATCCCACTCATCTAGGAAGCGGTGCTTGAGTTCGGTTTTCCGATCGAGCAGATCACGAGCAGGCTGGGAAAAATTGTTGGGCACCACGAACACGTACTTCGATGGTAGAATGAAGTGGCCACGCGACGCGTAGTAGAAAAGCTTCCCAAGCTCCTCAAGAATGTAGGCCGGGCCGAGCGGCCTGCGATACTGTTTGCATTGAAAATTATGCCACTCACCTTCGTGGCGGCTTCTCGTTAGAAAGCCGACCACATCCCGACCCATGTCCCCTGAGCCACCATACCGATCATGATCGAGGTACTTCGTTGTCTCGAGCGAAACGAGATGGTGGACGAATATTTCTAAGTCGCCTGGGGTGGCTGACAACAGACGACGACTGAAACTCTCATCTAATGCCATAATTATTCAGAAAATCCGTTTTGAGCGTTCAACGTCAAACCGAGTATACGTGGCCGAGAGTAAAATCTAATTTCACTTCATCCAAGCTCGTAAATCCACATATCATGCTCTCATAGACCAGTTATCGAACTACAAAGCATTCCGATTCAATCGTCTAAAGTCGTAGGATCTTATCTAGATTGGCCTGAGGGGTTTTCGAAAGTTCATCGCCGCTTCTTCAGCACGTCCTTTGCAAGCTCGACGCATTCCCTGAAAGTCGCTTCCGACATGCAATAGTCTCGAGGTCTGAATTTCCTGCCGCTGGCCCCCAAAGGATAAGGCGAATTCAGGAATGGCTGTGCTGCACTGCCCAATATGGTGAGAACCTCACGCCCCAACGCCGTCTGCCATCGATGTATTTCTTCGGCCTTTGATCGTTCGCGAGCGCGTTTATCGAGCGCATGCAGCAAAAGGGCCAGTGCTTGGTTTAAGCCGTCCTCACCTTCAACGGCAGCCGCCAACGGTGTTTTTCCATCAAGAGACGGGTGTGCAGTTTCGATCCACGATGCCC
The nucleotide sequence above comes from [Pseudomonas] carboxydohydrogena. Encoded proteins:
- a CDS encoding SEC-C domain-containing protein, with protein sequence MPIINTEIFKKTFTTTPIEISPPIYGLCRELNPNNKPIWVATRPDPDAIVSECFGNVASKVARGGGSLLFGWTIWEWPRVFIEAEHHAVWENNGELLDITPHASGERRILFLPDPGRTYDFEDKKRIINVKRSLGTFASVNRWIDTSDTLQRTMEANSVGNEIRMNRSRLKALWEDTRNAQAQIIVDLASSTKVNAPCFCGSGKKFKKCCAPLVDLSRHR
- a CDS encoding ABC-three component system middle component 2; amino-acid sequence: MSTAPQADLFNGVLETGMRALVLLNAFRSLDLDRDELGLLDYFVVHTSQADGPPDIHPTGPSSFSEYHVRRRRIDEGIQLLRRLRLIDVLADPDRGIVFRAGDDAPAFVDLLSAPYNRELVERSEWLRRMCEDDASFLGGLRDRIERWSIEFQERETPRGRE
- a CDS encoding ABC-three component system protein; its protein translation is MALDESFSRRLLSATPGDLEIFVHHLVSLETTKYLDHDRYGGSGDMGRDVVGFLTRSRHEGEWHNFQCKQYRRPLGPAYILEELGKLFYYASRGHFILPSKYVFVVPNNFSQPARDLLDRKTELKHRFLDEWDIHCIAKITKGVRIPLDDAIREKIESFDFNGVESWEHGKLLTLPNATYAAAKTFGDDPGEAPRGVVPDMVDLLSEHYGEQLRNVYSEHDGHDYQDAAAVLAHPEHGEDFQMHRRRYFDAVEFERHFSIKVDQKNVDEYRENLLATVRDTYASTSGLVRVRSVMNAAGAARVGGLFDRHSRVTAMVRQGTCHVFANEGTMPWWKKE